In Hermetia illucens chromosome 1, iHerIll2.2.curated.20191125, whole genome shotgun sequence, one genomic interval encodes:
- the LOC119660619 gene encoding uncharacterized protein LOC119660619 codes for MTSNDISESTQRLREKIRVFQAAERNSRREDDTDSMRLGLGEISQLIEELENLTEKDVTGLASRIKRKKHASYDDMFRLSHAFLQSVENIATFVKIPGALNVIVKELTGSDAKSQVIACETLCNLSLGDSVPCEKIATAAGSYLITHLDSSELRLKRTSLWVLTNILATDGKGISTLLSQEIASKLVHLYLECKYPELEDDILLAIDILLEKDANVIDANDQSKLYDSLRTKQPHKGLHLNVLFMILFRANSVSLETENFERTSELVEIAINTLNAAEHLNSQDNILKVLYSIRILGNLFAKCPDCFVAVEKLCPSLSSLVNKVLSWNNKTINKELLWLVKNTISCQTALNRPGNVLKELQVSRLTIF; via the exons ATGACTTCAAACGACATTTCCGAATCAACGCAGCGTTTACGCGAAAAAATTCGTGTATTTCAAGCGGCTGAACGTAACTCGAGACGAGAAGATGACACGGACTCTATGCGTTTGGGGCTTGGTGAAATATCCCAACTGATTGAAGAACTCGAGAATTTAACAGAAAAAGACGTAACGGGCTTAGCTTCCAGGATTAAGCGCAAAAAGCATGCCAGTTACGATGACATGTTCCGACTTAGCCACGCTTTCCTACAGAGTGTGGAGAACATAGCGACCTTTGTGAAAATTCCAGGAGCATTGAATGTAATTGTGAAGGAGTTGACCG GTTCTGACGCGAAGTCCCAAGTCATAGCCTGTGaaacactttgcaatttatcacTTGGGGATTCTGTGCCTTGCGAGAAAATCGCTACTGCGGCTGGGAGCTATCTCATAACTCACTTGGATAGTAGCGAGCTGAGATTGAAG AGAACCAGCCTTTGGGTGCTAACGAATATCCTGGCCACGGATGGAAAGGGGATCAGCACGCTTTTATCCCAGGAAATTGCTTCAAAACTAGTTCATTTGTATCTTGAATGCAAATATCCAGAACTCGAAGACGATATACTTCTGGCAATTGATATTCTTCTCGAAAAAGATGCAAATGTGATCGA CGCGAATGATCAATCAAAACTGTACGACTCCTTACGAACAAAACAACCTCACAAAGGCTTGCATTTGAACGTTTTGTTTATGATACTTTTCCGTGCTAATTCAGTCTCTCTCGAGACGGAAAACTTTGAAAGGACATCTGAACTAGTAGAAATTGCCATTAACACTTTAAACGCCGCGGAACATCTGAACTCTCAAGATaacattttgaaagttttgtatTCCATCCGAATCCTAGGAAACCTGTTTGCCAAATGTCCCGACTGCTTTGTTGCTGTGGAGAAACTGTGTCCTAGTCTTTCTAGCTTAGTAAACAAGGTGCTCAGTTGGAATAATAAAACTATAAACAAAGAATTATTATGGTTGGTTAAGAATACAATATCTTGTCAGACGGCTTTGAATAGGCCTGGAAATGTACTCAAGGAACTACAAGTCTCGAGACTGACAATTTTCTAG